Proteins encoded by one window of Cinclus cinclus chromosome 14, bCinCin1.1, whole genome shotgun sequence:
- the MFAP3 gene encoding microfibril-associated glycoprotein 3, with protein MKLSYCLLILTVCADLSVGFTVENVAFNRTVAFGSFNASLHAVSQALISSPAHHDIIAKEGTSILIECKLNISHYEHILWYNSRGHLLEQKDEGDRWRTANNSLNITKVSFADRGRYTCAGINHNETSYYTVTLRVIFTSGDMSIYYMIVCLVAFAITLVLNITRLCMMSSHLRKTEKAINEFFRTEGAEKLQKAFEIAKRIPIITSAKTLELAKVTQFKTMEFARYIEELARSIPLPPLILNCRAFMEEIFEAVRVDDPDEVGKEDKQPPGCGAQAALFPGSAEAKRSDSPAGDSDDGSLSEQGQEIAVQVSVHPQSHGQSIDTVSHGSCHSVPAEEGTC; from the exons ATGAAGCTCAGCTATTGCCTGTTAATTTTGACTGTTTGTGCTGATCTTTCAGTTGGATTCACAGTGGAAAATGTAGCTTTTAACAGGACAGTTGCTTTTGGGTCTTTCAATGCATCGCTTCATGCAGTGTCTCAAGCTTTAATAAGTTCTCCAGCACACCATGATATCATAGCCAAAGAGGGGACCAGTATTTTAATTGAATGTAAACTGAACATCAGCCACTATGAACATATCCTTTGGTATAACTCCAGAGGACACCTGCTTGAACAGAAAGATGAAG GTGACCGGTGGAGGACTGCCAATAACTCCCTCAACATCACGAAGGTCAGCTTTGCTGACCGGGGCAGGTACACGTGTGCAGGCATTAATCATAACGAGACCTCGTACTACACAGTCACCCTGAGGGTAATCTTCACCTCAGGGGACATGAGCATCTACTACATGATTGTGTGCCTCGTTGCCTTTGCCATCACCCTCGTTTTGAACATCACCCGCCTGTGCATGATGAGCAGCCACCTCCGCAAAACAGAGAAGGCCATCAACGAGTTCTTCAGGACGGAAGGGGCTGAGAAGCTGCAGAAGGCTTTCGAGATAGCCAAGCGTATCCCCATCATCACGTCTGCCAAAACGCTCGAGCTGGCCAAAGTCACTCAGTTTAAGACCATGGAGTTTGCTCGGTACATCGAAGAGCTCGCCAGGAGCATTCCCCTCCCGCCGCTGATCCTCAACTGCAGGGCGTTCATGGAGGAGATCTTCGAGGCCGTGCGGGTGGACGACCCCGACGAGGTGGGTAAGGAGGACAAGCAGCCCCCCGGCTGCGGGGCCCAGGCCGCGCTGTTCCCCGGGAGCGCGGAGGCGAAGCGCAGCGATTCCCCGGCCGGGGACTCGGACGACGGCTCCCTGAGCGAGCAGGGCCAGGAGATCGCCGTGCAGGTGTCCGTGCACCCCCAGTCCCACGGGCAGAGCATCGACACCGTGTCTCACGGCAGCTGCCACTCTGTGCCCGCTGAGGAAGGCACCTGCTGA